In Oscillatoria sp. FACHB-1407, one DNA window encodes the following:
- a CDS encoding CHAD domain-containing protein → MVVTSQNGDASQYKSAEGQLPEKGNDIASLTLGDLAYTTISDQYQRIIKREQKVLADKNPEHLHQMRVGIRRLRTALHVFDQVVELPKAASDRRLRTLARTLGRLRDLDVQIATLREDYQPRLSQPEQNWLNQGIAVLQKQRRKAFAGTEASLTDTTYHDLKSAYTTWLDKPKFKPPARFPLLVALPDLLSPLVSKLLLHPAWLIAKADISPDNSPTLHDLRKLCKQVRYQAEFFAEFYGEAFQTWIDQIKDLQERLGKVQDGQVLLDLLTDELPQSTVMPELHATIHQERDTALQTWDDLRQDYLNPQFRRQLYQLLLEPVEVTTPSAKLQVDD, encoded by the coding sequence ATGGTTGTTACAAGCCAAAACGGAGATGCATCTCAATACAAATCAGCAGAAGGTCAATTACCGGAAAAGGGAAACGACATCGCATCGTTAACCTTAGGTGATCTTGCCTACACAACTATTAGTGACCAATATCAGCGCATCATCAAACGCGAACAAAAAGTTTTAGCAGACAAGAATCCTGAACATCTGCATCAAATGCGGGTTGGTATTCGTCGTCTACGGACTGCGCTACACGTGTTTGATCAAGTGGTAGAACTGCCCAAGGCGGCTAGCGATCGACGGCTCCGCACTCTGGCTCGAACGTTGGGTCGTCTGAGAGATTTAGATGTGCAAATAGCGACCCTGCGGGAAGACTATCAACCCCGATTGAGCCAACCTGAGCAAAACTGGCTCAACCAGGGAATTGCAGTGCTACAAAAACAGCGACGCAAAGCCTTTGCAGGCACTGAAGCTAGCTTGACTGACACAACCTATCACGACCTCAAATCGGCTTATACGACCTGGCTCGACAAACCAAAATTCAAACCCCCTGCCCGATTTCCTCTGTTGGTTGCCCTGCCCGATTTGCTCAGCCCACTCGTGTCTAAATTGCTGCTGCATCCAGCCTGGTTGATTGCCAAAGCCGACATCTCTCCAGACAATAGCCCCACCCTACACGACCTCCGCAAACTTTGTAAGCAGGTGCGCTATCAAGCCGAGTTCTTTGCTGAGTTTTATGGAGAGGCGTTTCAAACCTGGATTGATCAGATCAAAGACTTGCAAGAGCGATTAGGCAAAGTTCAGGATGGTCAGGTGTTGCTGGATTTGTTGACTGATGAATTGCCCCAATCTACTGTCATGCCAGAGCTACACGCCACTATTCACCAGGAACGAGACACTGCCTTGCAGACATGGGATGACCTTCGTCAGGATTACCTCAATCCCCAATTTCGTCGCCAACTCTATCAACTGCTGCTGGAACCCGTCGAGGTAACTACTCCGTCGGCAAAATTGCAAGTTGATGATTAA
- a CDS encoding amino acid ABC transporter permease yields MTSITPQSTSGAPPIAQVGPVAWLQKNLFSSWSNSLLTIVVVGVFLWLISGFLNWATTKAQWAVIPANLPLYMVGLYPADQYWRIWVVLSIITTLAGLSWGIIARNLARLFTVPILVGIAIAGLIAVLMPVPVVPYRLLLLLQVALVVGAAWTGRFVGGKFPAAGRYMSFAWIASFPVVLWLIGGGLGLKAVSTNNWGGLLLTLIMAIVSIVLCFPIGVALALGRRSDLPVVRWLSTLYIELIRGVPLISILFMGQVMIPMFLPEGVRPDRVLRAILGLTIFSAAYLAENVRGGLQAIPRGQSEAARALGFNPVLTTGLIVLPQALKISIPAIVGQFIGLFQDTTLLSIVGLVELLGISRSILANPQFLGRYAEVFLFIGVFYWFFCYIMSSISRQIERRLNTEHR; encoded by the coding sequence ATGACAAGCATTACTCCCCAATCCACCTCCGGTGCTCCTCCTATTGCTCAGGTTGGACCTGTCGCCTGGTTACAAAAGAATCTGTTCAGTAGTTGGAGTAACTCTCTCCTAACCATCGTCGTGGTCGGTGTTTTTCTATGGCTGATCAGCGGGTTCTTAAACTGGGCGACCACAAAAGCCCAGTGGGCAGTGATCCCAGCTAACCTGCCACTGTATATGGTGGGTCTATATCCAGCCGATCAGTACTGGCGGATATGGGTGGTCTTAAGTATCATCACTACCCTGGCAGGTTTGTCATGGGGCATCATAGCCCGCAATCTGGCACGGTTGTTTACAGTCCCAATTTTGGTTGGTATTGCGATCGCAGGTCTGATTGCCGTATTGATGCCAGTTCCAGTCGTGCCCTATCGGCTGCTATTGCTACTACAAGTCGCGTTGGTGGTAGGAGCCGCGTGGACAGGTCGATTTGTCGGTGGCAAGTTTCCTGCGGCTGGGCGATATATGTCCTTCGCCTGGATTGCTTCCTTTCCAGTCGTGTTGTGGTTGATCGGAGGTGGTCTCGGACTCAAAGCCGTTTCCACCAATAACTGGGGGGGATTGCTCTTAACCCTGATCATGGCGATCGTCAGTATTGTGTTGTGTTTCCCGATTGGGGTGGCGTTAGCCCTTGGTCGGCGCAGCGATTTGCCAGTGGTTCGCTGGCTCTCAACGCTTTACATTGAGTTGATCCGAGGCGTACCTCTGATCTCAATCCTGTTTATGGGTCAGGTCATGATCCCCATGTTTTTGCCAGAGGGGGTTCGACCCGATCGCGTCTTGCGGGCAATTTTGGGATTAACTATCTTTAGCGCAGCTTACCTGGCGGAAAACGTGCGGGGAGGCTTGCAGGCAATCCCACGAGGACAGAGCGAAGCGGCTCGTGCGCTGGGTTTCAATCCTGTGTTGACGACCGGGTTAATTGTGTTGCCTCAGGCTCTTAAAATCTCAATTCCGGCGATCGTGGGTCAGTTCATCGGCTTATTCCAGGACACCACGTTGTTGAGTATTGTGGGCTTAGTGGAGTTACTCGGTATTAGCCGTTCGATCTTGGCAAACCCACAATTTTTGGGGCGTTATGCAGAGGTGTTTCTGTTTATTGGCGTTTTCTATTGGTTCTTCTGTTACATCATGTCGTCTATCAGCCGTCAGATCGAGCGACGACTCAACACAGAACATCGCTGA
- a CDS encoding amino acid ABC transporter permease, with the protein MTTNDTKIPLWRDERFWRIAIQLLVVIALIVGALLLLSNLNRNMQRQGIQFGFSFLRSPAGFSIGETLLPYLPNDPYFRALLAGVVNTLRVMIPGIILTTLLGIAAGIASFSENWLVRKLSLSYVEIVRNTPMLLQLYFWYFAVFFGLPRPENQINIVDAFFLSKAGVYIPWPANTPLVWMWLAVLVAGAVAAFFLWQWRTKLIVEQGASGKLQLQILLGMAIAAALILVAGLGWRAPISEAPGQVQGGLRLTLEFSALLAGLVFYTGAFVAEVVRAGIQAVSKGQWEAARSLGLQPGLVMRLVVFPQALRVMLPPLNSQYQNLAKNSSLGSALAYPEIFLVSSTTFNQTGRPVEVFVLIMVIYLIINLTISLSMNQLNRVVQLKER; encoded by the coding sequence ATGACCACCAACGACACGAAAATTCCTCTCTGGCGTGACGAACGATTTTGGCGTATTGCTATCCAACTCTTAGTTGTGATTGCCTTGATCGTTGGAGCTTTGTTGCTGCTCAGTAACTTAAACCGCAACATGCAACGCCAGGGCATCCAGTTTGGTTTCAGCTTCCTACGCAGTCCGGCAGGATTTAGCATCGGCGAAACCTTGCTTCCTTATTTGCCCAATGACCCTTACTTCAGAGCCTTACTGGCAGGGGTTGTGAACACGCTACGGGTGATGATTCCTGGGATCATCCTCACAACTCTCTTAGGGATTGCGGCTGGCATTGCTAGCTTTTCAGAGAACTGGTTGGTGCGAAAGTTGAGCCTCAGCTATGTCGAAATCGTGCGAAACACGCCGATGCTGTTGCAGCTTTATTTCTGGTATTTTGCCGTATTCTTTGGTTTGCCCAGACCTGAAAACCAGATCAATATTGTGGATGCTTTCTTTTTAAGCAAGGCGGGGGTTTACATTCCTTGGCCTGCCAACACTCCCCTTGTTTGGATGTGGCTTGCAGTTTTGGTGGCTGGAGCAGTTGCGGCTTTCTTTCTGTGGCAGTGGCGCACCAAGTTAATCGTTGAACAGGGAGCGTCCGGCAAACTGCAATTGCAAATTTTGCTAGGAATGGCGATCGCTGCTGCTCTGATTTTGGTTGCTGGTTTGGGTTGGAGAGCCCCGATTTCTGAGGCTCCGGGACAGGTTCAGGGAGGGTTGCGATTGACCCTTGAATTTTCAGCCTTGCTAGCAGGGTTAGTGTTTTACACTGGAGCGTTTGTGGCGGAGGTCGTTCGAGCGGGGATTCAAGCTGTTTCAAAAGGACAGTGGGAAGCAGCGCGATCGCTCGGTTTACAACCGGGGTTAGTGATGCGGTTGGTGGTCTTTCCGCAAGCATTGCGAGTGATGTTGCCTCCATTAAACAGCCAGTATCAAAACCTAGCCAAAAACTCTAGCTTAGGATCAGCCCTGGCATATCCAGAGATCTTCCTGGTGTCGAGCACTACGTTTAACCAGACAGGGCGACCTGTTGAAGTATTCGTGCTGATCATGGTCATTTATCTGATCATCAACCTGACGATCTCCCTGAGCATGAACCAGCTCAACCGTGTCGTTCAGCTTAAAGAACGTTAG
- a CDS encoding chromophore lyase CpcT/CpeT — protein MTHSTDIGTLARWMAADFSNQAQAFENPPFFAHIRVCMRPLPLEVLSGVGLFVEQAYDYTLNDPYRLRVLKLIAEGDRIVIENYTVKDEQKFYGASRDLQRLHTLTADDLEKLPGCNMIVEWTGHSFKGRVEPGKACMVVRKGKTTYLDSEFEIDDQQFISHDRGRDPETDEHVWGSVAGPFQFVRRTSYADEVKQG, from the coding sequence ATGACGCATTCCACCGATATTGGCACTCTGGCTCGTTGGATGGCAGCCGATTTTAGTAACCAGGCACAAGCCTTTGAAAATCCACCTTTCTTTGCTCATATCCGGGTTTGTATGCGCCCGTTGCCCCTGGAGGTGTTGTCTGGAGTCGGTCTGTTTGTTGAGCAAGCCTATGACTATACGTTAAACGACCCTTACCGACTGCGCGTACTGAAACTGATTGCTGAGGGCGATCGCATCGTCATTGAAAACTACACCGTCAAAGACGAACAAAAGTTTTATGGTGCCTCGCGTGACCTGCAACGGTTGCACACCTTGACAGCCGACGATCTCGAAAAATTGCCCGGTTGCAACATGATCGTAGAGTGGACTGGACACAGCTTTAAGGGGCGGGTAGAGCCTGGTAAAGCCTGTATGGTGGTTCGCAAGGGCAAGACTACGTATTTGGATAGTGAATTTGAGATTGACGACCAACAATTTATCAGCCACGATCGCGGACGAGATCCCGAAACCGATGAACATGTATGGGGATCGGTGGCTGGACCCTTCCAATTTGTGCGTCGTACAAGCTACGCCGATGAAGTGAAACAGGGCTAA
- a CDS encoding two-partner secretion domain-containing protein — MTHAHQRQRSHPVASWMYSGAIAGLALSLNGFLSLPAIAQVTLDGSLGAGGALAGPDYVVPQAAGRAAGINLFHSFGQFNILTGESVTFESDPTIRNILARVIGGPSRIEGLLATRSQTANLFLINSSGIVFGQGARLNVGGSFVATTADGIGFGNQGQFSALPAIGEDVSLLTIDPSALRFNQAMGQAIAPINLTLQRVSPFEVPNGQSLLLVGGNVSLFGNSTGDRHLLRARGGRVEFAALSGTGTVSLLRDAAGRDLRLGVPSAIGRADISINGRAEINVRSGGGGFITLYGRDVTISGRSRLISGIGDNLGSAGSAAGDIQIDATGAVRMDDRSQINNNITDSGAGIGGDVLITARSLLLSGQDTLISANTNSQRTEACNVQACNAGNIIIRADNLTFTNPERYNGDDGAGLQSNTRGIGNAGNIDIEINGDILLNHRSRIENRVRGTSRENPNVRGTGGTTTLESTNPQGSITIARESRINSTTDANGRGGSVILIAPRLVNITGRRSGTRTRSTISVAAEGSARQPGGNIEITTNLLQVQDGGFLNASTSGRADAGNVTLNVGRLEVTTGGELEVSTTSGGSTPGSAGSISINAPGGSVLVSGRRYGDNSEIAVDTEGRSRGQGGIISITADTIQVQGRGEITAINGGQAGSGSITLNFRRLLELTQGGRINARTDSQGNAGDLTINANGGDILLSGSSPDNGRNAGLFATTRNRGNAGNILINDANQILIERRAVIAAGTELDDEQPLAELTGQGGNLTINAERIQIATGGGILVNSDGLGAAGNMVINAPVVLLVDNGRISAETQVSSGGNITLDELRLLSVNNSSISASTVDGRGGSLTINAANGRVEASRNGSLTVAASGIGSPGNLNLTAQFLTLQEGARIAATNVSSNVADTGNIRLSGLEGLVVGSSQISASTQTGRAGSVAIAADTIRLQGTGGLAVEATNGGSAGNLSITSTRLVAQDGARVTVSSTNQGSAGSLRVTARDVVLDNGAGFTAETTGGTGGDIRLRILNSLRLTSGSDISASTVSGSGGNLIINAGGSPNQHQQAELRPTNLISLNRGSRLSARATGTGNAGSVAIAVRQLLLNDQPGVPEPSGIFASSVSGIGGDVTLQQVEALTLNNSRISASTQTGRGGSLAIQGMGSDMTLSGTGGLFVEAIGTGSAGNIEVITRQLTLQNGARISAANRSFLPDANTASNFGNIRLQGLETLTVNNSQITASTQTGRGGSLIVNAANAVQLSGNGGLTVEATRNGGIAGDLRIRTGQLRVEDGARVTVSSPQGQAGNLTVAADQIRLDRGELDAETGSRGANQANIQLRGLNVLVLRNGSQISARAFRDGNGGNVEIDAGNGYVVAVPNENSDIIANAEGGSGGNINITTQSIVGLIETDSLDPRNNPISEINASSEFGLSGNIVINTPGIEPGQGLLELPENVVDASRLVAQGCAAGNTAAQAQSEFVVTGRGGLPPNPEQPLQQATVIADWVSLDPSHANPSQAIAPNAHPDQGIVEAQGWAVDDAGQVFLIADASLTPAYCSLR, encoded by the coding sequence ATGACTCACGCCCACCAGAGACAGCGATCGCACCCAGTTGCATCCTGGATGTATTCAGGAGCTATTGCAGGTTTAGCATTGAGTCTCAATGGGTTTTTGTCATTGCCTGCGATCGCACAAGTCACGTTGGATGGCAGTTTAGGGGCGGGGGGTGCGCTGGCGGGTCCTGATTATGTTGTGCCTCAAGCCGCAGGACGTGCAGCCGGAATCAACCTCTTTCACAGTTTTGGGCAGTTCAACATCCTCACTGGGGAATCTGTCACCTTTGAAAGCGATCCCACCATTCGCAACATTCTGGCACGGGTGATTGGCGGACCATCGAGGATTGAAGGCTTGCTCGCCACTCGCAGCCAAACGGCAAACCTGTTTCTGATCAACTCCAGTGGGATCGTGTTTGGGCAGGGGGCGCGACTGAATGTGGGTGGGTCTTTTGTCGCGACGACCGCGGATGGCATTGGGTTTGGCAATCAAGGTCAGTTTAGTGCGCTGCCTGCGATCGGAGAGGATGTCTCGCTGTTAACGATTGATCCGTCGGCGTTACGGTTTAACCAGGCAATGGGACAGGCGATCGCTCCTATCAACCTCACCTTACAGCGCGTCAGTCCCTTTGAAGTGCCTAACGGTCAAAGTCTGTTGTTAGTGGGTGGCAATGTCTCTCTGTTTGGCAATAGCACAGGCGATCGCCATCTTTTGCGAGCGAGAGGGGGGCGGGTTGAGTTTGCGGCTCTCTCAGGCACAGGAACGGTCAGTTTGCTACGAGACGCGGCAGGTCGTGATTTGCGGTTGGGGGTGCCGAGTGCGATCGGGCGAGCCGATATCTCCATTAACGGACGAGCAGAGATCAACGTCAGATCCGGGGGCGGTGGTTTCATTACTCTCTATGGGCGAGATGTGACGATATCGGGCAGAAGCCGTCTTATCAGCGGCATTGGCGATAACCTGGGCAGTGCTGGCAGCGCAGCAGGAGACATCCAAATTGATGCGACGGGTGCCGTCCGGATGGATGACCGCAGTCAGATCAACAACAACATTACCGATTCTGGCGCAGGAATTGGAGGCGACGTTTTAATCACAGCGCGATCGCTCCTGCTCTCTGGTCAAGACACCCTGATATCGGCCAACACCAATAGCCAGCGCACCGAAGCGTGCAACGTGCAAGCCTGCAACGCCGGAAACATCATCATTCGAGCAGATAACCTGACCTTTACCAACCCAGAACGGTATAACGGAGACGATGGAGCAGGGCTACAATCCAACACCCGGGGCATTGGCAACGCTGGTAACATCGACATCGAGATTAATGGAGACATCCTGCTCAATCACCGGAGTCGTATTGAAAATCGCGTCCGAGGAACCAGCCGAGAAAATCCCAACGTTCGTGGCACTGGGGGAACTACTACCCTCGAATCAACCAACCCACAAGGCAGCATCACGATCGCCAGAGAGAGCCGCATCAATAGCACGACCGACGCCAATGGACGGGGTGGGTCGGTTATCTTAATAGCTCCGAGACTGGTCAATATCACCGGACGCCGTAGCGGAACCAGAACCAGAAGCACGATCAGTGTTGCAGCCGAAGGCAGTGCCAGACAACCCGGAGGCAATATCGAGATCACAACCAACCTGCTTCAGGTACAGGATGGAGGGTTTCTCAATGCCTCCACCTCAGGACGTGCCGATGCAGGCAACGTGACCCTAAACGTTGGTCGATTAGAGGTCACTACGGGAGGCGAGTTAGAGGTATCGACTACCAGTGGCGGATCAACCCCAGGATCAGCGGGCAGTATCAGCATTAACGCGCCGGGGGGCAGTGTTCTTGTCTCAGGACGACGCTATGGAGACAACAGTGAGATTGCCGTTGACACAGAGGGGCGATCGCGCGGTCAAGGTGGCATTATCTCCATCACAGCCGACACGATCCAGGTTCAAGGTCGGGGAGAAATTACGGCGATCAACGGCGGTCAAGCTGGCAGTGGCAGTATCACCCTCAACTTTCGGCGTTTATTGGAGCTGACTCAGGGTGGGCGCATTAATGCTCGAACCGACTCCCAGGGAAATGCAGGTGATCTCACCATCAACGCCAACGGCGGAGACATCTTGCTTTCAGGAAGCTCTCCAGACAATGGTCGCAATGCCGGGTTATTCGCCACCACACGCAACCGTGGTAACGCAGGCAATATTTTGATCAATGATGCCAACCAGATTTTGATCGAGCGGAGGGCTGTGATTGCAGCGGGCACCGAGTTAGATGACGAACAACCCCTTGCTGAATTGACCGGGCAGGGAGGCAACTTAACGATTAATGCAGAGCGGATTCAGATCGCAACTGGGGGTGGAATTTTAGTCAACAGTGATGGTCTGGGGGCAGCCGGAAACATGGTCATTAACGCCCCTGTCGTTCTTCTGGTTGACAATGGCAGAATCAGTGCTGAGACTCAGGTGAGCAGCGGTGGCAACATCACCCTGGATGAACTCCGATTGCTGTCTGTCAACAACAGCAGCATTTCTGCCTCCACGGTTGATGGCAGGGGAGGTTCATTAACGATCAACGCTGCAAATGGCAGAGTTGAGGCGAGCCGCAACGGGTCACTGACGGTCGCAGCATCCGGAATCGGTTCACCTGGCAATCTCAATCTCACGGCTCAATTTCTAACTCTCCAGGAGGGGGCTCGCATTGCTGCCACGAATGTGTCCTCCAATGTAGCGGACACCGGCAATATCCGTCTCAGCGGGTTGGAGGGCTTAGTGGTCGGCAGCAGTCAGATATCCGCTTCGACTCAGACTGGACGAGCAGGCAGTGTGGCGATCGCCGCTGACACAATTCGCTTGCAGGGCACTGGGGGACTGGCGGTAGAAGCAACCAATGGTGGCAGTGCGGGCAACCTGAGCATTACCAGTACTCGCTTGGTCGCTCAAGATGGGGCACGAGTTACCGTGAGTAGCACCAATCAGGGGTCTGCCGGAAGTTTGCGCGTGACTGCCAGAGATGTTGTGCTAGACAATGGGGCTGGTTTCACAGCAGAAACGACAGGAGGCACTGGGGGAGACATTCGGCTCCGCATCCTCAACTCATTACGGTTAACCAGTGGCAGCGATATTTCTGCCTCAACGGTTTCAGGTAGTGGCGGCAACCTGATCATCAATGCTGGGGGCAGTCCTAACCAACACCAACAAGCCGAACTACGACCCACAAATTTAATCAGTCTAAATCGCGGCAGTCGATTGTCTGCCAGGGCAACGGGCACCGGGAATGCAGGAAGCGTGGCGATCGCCGTTCGACAGTTGCTTCTAAACGACCAGCCCGGAGTTCCAGAGCCAAGCGGAATTTTTGCCTCATCCGTCTCTGGAATCGGCGGAGACGTGACCCTCCAACAAGTAGAAGCGTTAACCCTTAACAACAGCCGCATTTCTGCCTCCACTCAAACCGGACGGGGTGGCTCATTAGCTATTCAGGGGATGGGCAGCGACATGACACTCAGTGGCACGGGTGGCTTATTTGTGGAGGCGATTGGGACTGGCTCAGCAGGAAATATCGAAGTCATCACCCGGCAACTCACCCTCCAAAATGGAGCCCGCATTTCGGCTGCCAATCGTTCCTTTTTACCCGATGCCAATACAGCTAGCAACTTTGGCAACATTCGCTTACAGGGGTTGGAAACCCTGACCGTAAACAACAGTCAAATCACGGCTTCCACCCAAACCGGGCGGGGAGGCAGCTTAATTGTGAATGCAGCCAATGCCGTTCAACTCAGCGGCAATGGCGGACTAACCGTAGAAGCCACAAGAAACGGAGGGATTGCCGGAGATCTACGCATCCGCACTGGACAACTCAGGGTCGAGGATGGAGCACGAGTCACGGTCAGTAGCCCTCAAGGGCAGGCAGGCAATCTCACCGTTGCAGCGGATCAAATTCGGCTTGACCGGGGAGAATTGGACGCCGAGACTGGCTCACGAGGAGCCAACCAAGCCAACATTCAACTGCGCGGATTAAATGTGTTGGTGTTGCGAAATGGCAGTCAGATTTCGGCTCGTGCCTTTAGAGATGGCAATGGAGGAAACGTCGAGATTGATGCTGGAAACGGGTATGTCGTCGCAGTACCCAACGAAAACAGCGATATTATCGCCAATGCAGAAGGTGGCAGTGGGGGTAACATTAACATCACCACTCAAAGCATCGTCGGTTTGATCGAGACAGACTCACTTGACCCGCGTAACAACCCGATTAGCGAGATTAACGCCAGTTCTGAGTTTGGTTTGAGTGGCAATATTGTCATTAACACCCCCGGCATCGAGCCAGGGCAAGGGTTGTTGGAGTTACCTGAGAATGTAGTGGATGCATCTCGCCTGGTAGCTCAGGGCTGTGCCGCAGGTAACACAGCCGCACAGGCTCAAAGTGAATTTGTGGTAACTGGACGGGGTGGTTTGCCCCCGAATCCGGAGCAACCGTTACAGCAAGCAACGGTGATTGCAGATTGGGTCAGTTTAGATCCGAGTCATGCCAACCCCAGTCAAGCGATCGCCCCCAACGCACACCCAGATCAGGGCATTGTGGAAGCCCAGGGATGGGCGGTTGATGATGCTGGGCAGGTGTTTTTAATTGCCGATGCATCACTGACCCCTGCCTATTGCAGTTTGCGTTAA
- a CDS encoding amino acid ABC transporter ATP-binding protein yields the protein MTQFQTDTASVSEGASEPIIVAKDVEKWYDNNFHVLRGVSLTVNKGEVLVVMGPSGSGKSTFIRTFNALETYQKGSIEIDGIKLSHDLKNIDTIRREVGMVFQQFNLFPHLSVLQNITLAPIWVRRWPKAKAEEVALQLLERVGILEQAKKFPGQLSGGQQQRVAIARALAMQPKIMLFDEPTSALDPEMVREVLDVMRSLARSGMTMVVVTHEVGFAREVADRVVLMADGLLVEEATPEEFFNNPKEERTKKFLSQIL from the coding sequence ATGACACAATTTCAAACTGATACTGCCTCTGTAAGCGAAGGCGCGTCAGAGCCGATTATCGTCGCTAAAGATGTGGAAAAGTGGTACGACAACAATTTTCACGTCTTGCGCGGTGTCAGCTTGACGGTTAACAAAGGGGAAGTATTGGTGGTCATGGGTCCTTCCGGTTCCGGAAAGTCCACCTTCATCCGCACGTTCAATGCGTTAGAAACCTATCAAAAAGGCAGCATTGAAATTGACGGCATCAAACTCTCCCACGACTTGAAAAACATTGACACCATCCGCCGAGAGGTTGGTATGGTGTTTCAACAATTCAATCTGTTCCCCCATCTATCGGTACTGCAAAACATTACGCTTGCTCCAATCTGGGTGCGTCGTTGGCCCAAAGCAAAAGCTGAGGAGGTTGCTCTGCAACTGTTAGAGCGGGTTGGCATTTTAGAACAGGCAAAGAAGTTTCCGGGACAACTCTCAGGGGGTCAGCAACAACGGGTGGCGATCGCCCGTGCGCTGGCCATGCAACCCAAGATCATGTTGTTTGATGAACCTACCTCTGCGCTGGATCCTGAGATGGTGCGGGAAGTATTGGACGTTATGCGATCGCTGGCTCGTTCAGGGATGACGATGGTCGTGGTGACGCACGAAGTCGGGTTTGCGCGGGAGGTTGCCGACCGCGTGGTGTTGATGGCAGACGGGTTATTAGTGGAAGAAGCCACCCCCGAAGAGTTCTTCAACAATCCTAAAGAAGAGCGAACCAAGAAGTTCCTCTCGCAAATCCTCTAA
- a CDS encoding MinD/ParA family ATP-binding protein, which translates to MPKIVSVHSFRHGTGQSNLTANLAVSIAQQGQHVGVINTQPAGVHTLFGVDNDKIDHILNYYLWGSLASGGVTKDASPSFKIEQGEVTVMGGGVYLSPTSIRVSDVPRLLRQGHDMGSLSQGFLELSRRLNLDCLFIETDPGLGEDTLLSIALCDVLLLILSLDHQNFQGVAVTVDIARKLGVPKILLVANQVLSSFETEEVREQLERTYGESVAAVLPFAEEMLELASSGIFCLQYPEHPLTHEFRAIAQQILALESREQVTAATQQATTREPQPTIDLNMFDVLTLPEAQRRVVNCIIRRGKATLSEIATSIGQDEAILYPILGTLVEQGFVQTLENEGQLQYRPYMSVKQKRKSSPNLWQALDGE; encoded by the coding sequence ATGCCCAAAATTGTATCTGTCCACTCTTTTCGCCACGGCACTGGTCAGTCAAACCTAACGGCAAATCTAGCAGTTAGCATTGCTCAGCAGGGGCAACATGTCGGAGTGATCAATACCCAACCTGCTGGGGTTCATACCCTGTTTGGCGTCGACAATGACAAAATAGACCACATCCTAAACTACTATTTGTGGGGTAGTTTAGCCTCTGGAGGAGTGACGAAAGACGCAAGCCCCAGTTTCAAAATCGAGCAAGGGGAGGTCACGGTTATGGGTGGAGGAGTGTATCTCTCCCCAACCAGCATCCGTGTAAGTGATGTGCCGCGTCTGTTGCGCCAGGGGCACGACATGGGCAGTTTGAGTCAGGGTTTTCTAGAATTAAGCCGTCGCCTCAACCTAGATTGTTTGTTTATTGAAACCGATCCAGGATTGGGGGAAGATACCTTGCTGTCGATCGCCCTGTGTGACGTGTTGCTGTTGATCCTGTCGCTGGATCACCAAAACTTTCAGGGAGTCGCTGTCACGGTTGATATTGCCCGCAAATTAGGAGTTCCTAAAATCCTGTTGGTTGCCAATCAAGTACTCTCCAGCTTTGAAACCGAGGAGGTGAGAGAGCAACTTGAACGAACCTATGGTGAATCAGTTGCGGCAGTCTTGCCCTTTGCTGAAGAGATGCTGGAGTTAGCCAGTAGCGGCATTTTTTGTTTGCAATACCCAGAGCATCCACTGACTCATGAATTTAGGGCGATCGCTCAACAAATTTTGGCGTTAGAGTCTAGAGAGCAAGTCACAGCGGCGACACAACAGGCGACGACGCGAGAGCCACAACCCACAATTGATCTCAATATGTTTGATGTGCTGACCCTGCCAGAGGCTCAGCGGCGGGTCGTCAACTGCATCATTCGTCGAGGTAAAGCAACGTTGAGCGAGATTGCGACCTCGATCGGACAGGATGAGGCAATCCTGTATCCGATTTTAGGCACCCTGGTAGAACAAGGATTTGTGCAAACGTTAGAAAACGAAGGGCAATTGCAATATCGTCCCTATATGTCTGTGAAACAGAAGCGGAAATCGTCTCCCAACCTTTGGCAAGCTCTAGATGGCGAGTAG